The following are encoded together in the Streptomyces flavofungini genome:
- a CDS encoding zonular occludens toxin domain-containing protein, translating into MTDLHAPANAEGAGTPVPAVPDPSGTPSTPVPDPAPEPAAVEVRPRRRVRIDHLRRVVVEARQHTTYRALVRHAAYTAGGARVLARRAWESRTTAVHSRMMRIAEAGGNEELVRQWEQRAYAYRFARHRRRVELLQMAVNAPKALAMGAGAGAGVLLLVGCMLAAATDDINDVLTPLGAVVGLVGWVAFIGGIVWWPLLLASPFMALGGVWAVGRHQKTAPTWSLPADTGERGVIPDENAIMRALGKLGVSALNAAIKEGWQPRWVQPTVRLGNGYHTQVQLPLGVTVEMVNAKKNVLAHNLMRKPVETWPTEPPNQPGVLDLWVADQGSLNGPVPPWPLLIEGTTDYFKGVPVAVSQRGEPIIGKLMAANWIVGGIMGSGKTSIVVALLLGAILDPLVIAEVYVMAANVDYDPLKPRLRALVKGDDDEQLKAALEALRSLANEVTVRGKLLEELGGESTKLTRELALKDPRMRPKVVVFDECHELFMHKQYGPEAAQLAIRVMKKARKVGITLIWVTVSPTADSIPRDVTRNTSHRVAFAVGDQVANDGLLGSGKYKAGIRATELVPGQDIGTAVTYGFTNKPFEVIRSHYVARDPERGIDEVTPVVERAMAVYEGTGPDDAPVFEVADPLADTAAVIGDATRMLVQEVLHRLAARNPEVYGSWGPTDLKRALEPYGAEQYKSKGVMVVARDRVQDAVLERLAEDADSVDSDGGGAGI; encoded by the coding sequence ATGACTGATCTTCACGCACCGGCCAACGCAGAGGGCGCGGGTACACCCGTACCCGCCGTACCCGACCCTTCGGGTACACCGAGTACCCCCGTACCCGACCCCGCCCCGGAGCCTGCCGCCGTCGAGGTACGGCCGCGCCGCCGGGTACGGATCGACCATCTGCGGCGCGTGGTCGTCGAGGCCCGCCAGCACACCACGTACCGCGCCCTGGTCCGTCACGCCGCCTACACCGCGGGCGGCGCCCGGGTCCTGGCCCGCCGCGCCTGGGAGTCCCGCACCACGGCCGTGCACTCGCGGATGATGCGCATCGCCGAGGCAGGCGGCAACGAAGAGCTCGTGCGGCAGTGGGAACAGCGCGCCTACGCCTACCGCTTCGCCCGCCACCGCCGCCGCGTCGAGCTGCTACAGATGGCCGTCAACGCCCCCAAGGCCCTCGCCATGGGGGCCGGGGCGGGCGCCGGCGTCCTGCTGCTCGTGGGCTGCATGCTCGCCGCGGCCACGGACGACATCAACGACGTCCTCACCCCGCTCGGCGCGGTGGTCGGCCTCGTCGGGTGGGTGGCGTTCATCGGCGGCATCGTGTGGTGGCCGCTACTGCTCGCCTCGCCGTTCATGGCGCTCGGCGGCGTGTGGGCGGTCGGCCGCCACCAGAAGACCGCCCCCACCTGGTCCTTGCCCGCCGACACCGGCGAGCGGGGTGTCATCCCCGACGAGAACGCCATCATGCGGGCCCTCGGCAAGCTCGGCGTCTCCGCACTGAACGCCGCGATCAAGGAAGGGTGGCAGCCACGCTGGGTGCAGCCCACCGTGCGGCTCGGCAACGGCTATCACACCCAGGTGCAGCTCCCGCTCGGCGTCACCGTCGAGATGGTCAACGCCAAGAAGAACGTCCTCGCGCACAACCTGATGCGCAAGCCCGTCGAGACCTGGCCGACCGAGCCGCCCAACCAGCCTGGTGTCCTGGACCTGTGGGTTGCCGACCAGGGATCGCTGAACGGGCCGGTGCCGCCGTGGCCGCTGCTCATCGAAGGCACGACCGACTACTTCAAGGGCGTGCCGGTCGCCGTCTCGCAGCGCGGCGAGCCCATCATCGGCAAGCTCATGGCCGCGAACTGGATCGTCGGCGGGATCATGGGCTCCGGCAAGACGTCCATCGTCGTGGCCCTGCTCCTCGGCGCCATCCTCGACCCGCTGGTCATCGCCGAGGTGTACGTGATGGCCGCGAACGTGGACTACGACCCGCTCAAGCCGCGCCTGCGGGCCCTGGTCAAGGGCGACGACGACGAGCAGCTCAAGGCCGCCCTCGAAGCCCTGCGTAGCCTGGCCAACGAGGTCACCGTGCGCGGCAAGCTCCTCGAAGAACTCGGCGGCGAGTCGACGAAGCTCACCCGCGAACTCGCCCTGAAGGACCCGCGGATGCGGCCCAAGGTCGTCGTGTTCGACGAGTGCCACGAGCTGTTCATGCACAAGCAGTACGGGCCCGAGGCCGCGCAGCTCGCCATCCGGGTCATGAAGAAGGCCCGCAAGGTCGGCATCACCCTCATCTGGGTCACCGTCTCCCCGACCGCCGACAGCATCCCGCGCGACGTCACCCGCAACACCAGCCACCGTGTGGCGTTCGCGGTCGGCGACCAGGTCGCCAACGACGGCCTGCTCGGCTCCGGCAAGTACAAGGCCGGCATCCGCGCCACCGAGCTGGTGCCCGGCCAGGACATCGGCACCGCCGTCACCTACGGGTTCACGAACAAGCCGTTCGAGGTCATCCGCTCCCACTACGTCGCCCGCGACCCGGAGCGCGGCATCGACGAGGTGACTCCGGTCGTCGAGCGCGCCATGGCCGTGTACGAGGGCACCGGTCCGGACGATGCGCCCGTGTTCGAGGTGGCCGACCCGCTCGCCGACACCGCGGCCGTCATCGGTGACGCGACGCGGATGCTCGTGCAGGAGGTGCTGCACCGGCTCGCTGCCCGCAACCCTGAGGTGTACGGCAGTTGGGGGCCAACCGACCTGAAGCGGGCCCTGGAGCCCTATGGCGCCGAGCAGTACAAGTCCAAGGGCGTCATGGTCGTGGCCCGTGACCGTGTCCAGGACGCCGTCTTGGAGCGCCTTGCCGAGGACGCCGACAGCGTCGATAGCGACGGGGGAGGCGCCGGTATCTGA
- a CDS encoding NUDIX domain-containing protein, with protein MARTEYYDDPAAPEPNSLVVAASAVVTDDEGRVLLQRRRDNDLWALPGGGMEMTDSLPGTAVREVKEETGLDVEITGLVGTYTDPRHIIAYSDGEVRRQFNVCFTARVVGGRLAISDESTELRFVQPEEIDQLPMHHTQRLRIRHFLEHREQPYLG; from the coding sequence ATGGCACGGACCGAGTACTACGACGACCCAGCGGCACCGGAGCCGAACAGCCTGGTGGTCGCCGCGTCCGCCGTGGTCACCGACGACGAAGGGCGCGTACTCCTTCAGCGCCGCAGGGATAACGATCTGTGGGCGCTGCCAGGTGGCGGCATGGAGATGACGGACTCACTCCCAGGAACGGCCGTCCGCGAGGTGAAGGAAGAAACCGGACTGGACGTAGAGATCACCGGGCTCGTGGGCACGTACACAGACCCTCGCCACATCATCGCCTACTCGGACGGTGAGGTGCGTAGGCAGTTCAACGTCTGCTTCACCGCCCGCGTGGTCGGGGGCCGGCTCGCGATCTCGGACGAGTCCACGGAGCTGCGGTTCGTTCAGCCGGAGGAAATCGATCAGCTACCGATGCACCACACACAGCGGCTCCGGATCCGTCACTTCCTGGAGCACCGAGAGCAGCCCTATCTCGGCTGA
- a CDS encoding XRE family transcriptional regulator, translated as MPNERLRAAMAAGGWTYAALADKVEVDPKSVERWVNLGRTPRRATAMLAAEILGEDVHALWPALRQARPARAVSPELVALYDQRADIPVSTFVDVLTQAREHIDVLVYAAVFLHEAYPRLNDLLRERADAGCAVRIAIGDPDSTNVQQRGAEERFGHGIESRCRLALMHYRPLAGVPGIEVRTHATTLYNSIYRADDQALVNAHVWGVNAYGAPVWHLRRSGKGGMFDTYASSFDAVWETATPVREG; from the coding sequence ATGCCGAACGAGAGGTTACGTGCTGCCATGGCGGCCGGCGGCTGGACTTACGCCGCCCTTGCGGACAAGGTCGAAGTCGACCCCAAGTCCGTTGAACGATGGGTCAATCTGGGGCGTACGCCGCGCCGGGCCACGGCCATGCTGGCAGCGGAAATTCTAGGAGAAGACGTGCACGCTCTATGGCCCGCGCTCCGGCAGGCACGCCCTGCCCGCGCTGTCAGTCCGGAACTTGTGGCTCTCTACGACCAGCGGGCGGACATCCCCGTGTCCACCTTCGTGGACGTGCTGACCCAGGCGCGCGAGCACATCGACGTGCTGGTGTACGCCGCCGTCTTCCTGCACGAGGCGTACCCGCGGCTCAACGACTTGTTGCGAGAGCGAGCGGACGCCGGGTGCGCGGTCCGTATCGCGATCGGCGACCCGGACAGTACGAACGTCCAACAGCGCGGTGCGGAGGAGAGGTTCGGCCACGGGATCGAGTCCCGTTGCCGACTCGCCCTCATGCACTACCGCCCGCTTGCCGGGGTACCTGGCATCGAGGTGCGCACCCATGCCACCACGCTCTACAACTCGATCTATCGTGCGGATGACCAAGCACTGGTCAATGCTCATGTCTGGGGCGTGAACGCCTACGGCGCTCCCGTCTGGCATCTCCGCCGCAGCGGGAAGGGTGGCATGTTCGACACCTACGCCAGCAGCTTCGATGCGGTGTGGGAAACCGCGACGCCGGTACGAGAAGGGTGA
- a CDS encoding site-specific integrase: MAAARDNRLWAAYELAVRIGLRRGELLGLRWSDVDLHEGVLTVRQALQRVGGELLIVAPKTQRSARRVALPSECVTALRAQRAQQIADRKGAGDNWKGTGQGLVFTTKNGTPIEPRNLNRSFEVLCTRAGVRKVRFHDLRHTCASLLHEQGADARMIMEILGHSSIRVTMDVYTFVRLDSQRSAFDRVGDALRGDGNATDDDDGAADVLVAV, translated from the coding sequence GTGGCGGCCGCTCGGGACAACCGTCTGTGGGCCGCGTACGAACTGGCGGTCCGCATCGGTCTGCGGCGCGGTGAGCTGCTGGGGCTGCGCTGGTCGGACGTGGATCTTCACGAAGGGGTGCTCACCGTTCGGCAAGCCCTACAGCGCGTCGGTGGGGAACTGCTGATCGTCGCTCCGAAGACTCAGCGTTCGGCCCGTCGCGTGGCGCTGCCGTCCGAGTGCGTGACGGCGCTCCGTGCTCAGCGTGCCCAGCAAATCGCCGACCGGAAGGGCGCGGGGGACAACTGGAAGGGCACGGGGCAGGGCCTCGTCTTCACCACCAAGAACGGGACACCGATCGAGCCGCGCAACCTGAACCGGTCCTTCGAGGTGCTGTGCACTCGCGCCGGAGTCCGTAAGGTCCGCTTCCATGACCTGCGCCACACCTGCGCCTCCCTGCTTCACGAACAGGGCGCCGACGCTCGCATGATCATGGAAATCCTGGGCCACAGCTCGATCCGCGTGACCATGGACGTCTACACCTTCGTCCGGCTCGACTCGCAGCGCTCGGCGTTCGATCGCGTCGGGGATGCCCTGAGGGGTGACGGCAACGCAACGGACGATGACGACGGCGCGGCCGATGTCCTCGTAGCCGTCTGA
- a CDS encoding DUF6907 domain-containing protein, which translates to MSAARTVTVHTLDHGPITITCPDWCIGHEGPPQYRVDLSHFGPDRPLTLPTRRGPAIHLVTALEVRPYVDDSFLRLPFVGVHIGGDWYPTGLAGLEAMADALTAQADALRDQARELAVILAGGRP; encoded by the coding sequence GTGAGCGCGGCGCGCACCGTCACGGTGCACACCCTCGACCACGGGCCCATCACGATCACCTGCCCCGACTGGTGCATCGGCCACGAGGGCCCCCCGCAGTACCGCGTCGACCTCTCCCACTTCGGCCCGGACCGGCCGCTGACGCTGCCCACCCGCCGCGGCCCGGCCATCCACCTGGTGACCGCACTGGAGGTCCGCCCGTACGTGGACGACTCGTTCCTGCGCCTGCCGTTCGTCGGCGTCCACATCGGTGGGGACTGGTACCCGACGGGCCTGGCCGGGCTGGAGGCCATGGCCGACGCGCTCACCGCACAGGCCGACGCGCTGCGCGACCAGGCCCGCGAGCTCGCCGTGATCCTCGCGGGAGGCCGCCCGTAA
- a CDS encoding DUF2637 domain-containing protein, which translates to MKSTPSRALAVTAGVVIVALTGAAFWLSYAHLAEVALAHGMRGKEVRAWAWPATLDLFIVAGELLMLRAALLRRVDWWAIGLTVAGSIGSIALNVAGVGSRAELLDYIVAAVPPTAALLAFGALMRQIHQALAGHGQTGAEQTSPQPAAAVGLERVPAPVPDVPGVYPKAGVPVPAVPAAVPPGVRLLPITARPEPVREDPVPAPEVPVPEPVPADEVHVPEKQVHPALYNLFVGCDNDPEEPEEPDDEPVYPDPLIPQVQADFGDEVPGVRRLKEKYGIGQARAQRIRDQLSSQEVPS; encoded by the coding sequence GTGAAGAGCACCCCGTCCCGGGCCCTCGCCGTCACGGCGGGCGTCGTCATCGTCGCCCTGACCGGCGCAGCGTTCTGGCTGTCCTACGCCCACCTCGCTGAGGTCGCCCTCGCGCACGGCATGCGCGGCAAGGAGGTCCGAGCGTGGGCGTGGCCCGCCACGCTGGACTTGTTCATCGTCGCGGGCGAGCTGCTCATGCTCCGTGCCGCGCTGCTCCGTCGCGTCGACTGGTGGGCGATCGGTCTGACCGTCGCCGGATCGATCGGTTCCATCGCGCTGAACGTGGCGGGGGTCGGTTCCCGCGCCGAGCTGCTCGACTACATCGTGGCCGCCGTGCCGCCCACGGCCGCGCTGCTCGCCTTCGGCGCGCTGATGAGGCAGATCCACCAGGCCCTCGCCGGACACGGGCAGACCGGCGCCGAGCAGACGAGTCCGCAGCCCGCGGCGGCCGTCGGCCTTGAGCGTGTACCCGCCCCTGTACCTGATGTACCCGGGGTGTACCCGAAGGCCGGGGTACCCGTACCCGCCGTACCCGCCGCGGTACCTCCGGGCGTCCGCCTCCTCCCGATCACGGCCCGCCCCGAGCCGGTCCGCGAGGACCCCGTACCCGCCCCTGAGGTACCCGTACCCGAGCCCGTACCTGCCGACGAGGTACACGTACCCGAGAAGCAGGTACACCCCGCCCTCTACAACCTGTTCGTCGGGTGCGACAACGACCCCGAGGAGCCTGAGGAGCCGGACGACGAGCCGGTGTACCCCGACCCGCTCATCCCCCAGGTACAGGCCGACTTCGGCGACGAGGTACCCGGAGTACGGCGCCTGAAGGAGAAGTACGGCATCGGCCAGGCCCGCGCGCAGCGCATCCGTGACCAGCTCTCATCCCAGGAGGTGCCGTCGTGA
- a CDS encoding protein kinase domain-containing protein, translating into MVVNRRGSRVWEVESHRGQYAVKVGYPIAATADWPAQPWTALAPAREGAVLYRLGVDDCAYGEWELGTWNFQPWHEGPDLYELWKPCREPGSRTKPHTSAALGCVEALAELHGKGWAHGDVQPAHFIIGPDRTHLIDLALARGGHVPEGYDFPFRGCLVHYEAPEIARSVLATGEAQPTQEADIYALGASLLISATGWRAVEYPDDVPRPEQRQAVASGKRRPVKVHGELGELIDAMLSPAPEDRPTIYEVGKALS; encoded by the coding sequence CTGGTCGTCAATCGTCGGGGCTCAAGGGTCTGGGAGGTCGAGAGCCATCGCGGGCAGTACGCGGTGAAGGTCGGTTATCCGATCGCAGCTACGGCCGACTGGCCCGCCCAGCCCTGGACGGCGCTCGCCCCCGCGCGCGAGGGAGCCGTGCTGTACCGACTCGGCGTCGATGACTGCGCGTACGGCGAATGGGAGTTGGGCACCTGGAACTTCCAGCCGTGGCACGAAGGGCCCGACCTGTACGAGCTGTGGAAGCCCTGTCGTGAGCCGGGCTCTCGTACGAAGCCTCATACCAGCGCGGCCCTCGGCTGCGTAGAGGCGCTGGCCGAGCTACATGGCAAGGGCTGGGCCCACGGCGACGTGCAGCCCGCACACTTCATCATCGGCCCGGATCGCACGCACCTCATCGACCTGGCCTTGGCACGGGGTGGACACGTCCCCGAGGGGTACGACTTCCCGTTCCGCGGCTGCCTCGTCCACTACGAGGCGCCGGAGATCGCGCGCAGCGTGCTTGCGACCGGAGAGGCGCAGCCTACGCAGGAAGCGGACATCTATGCGCTCGGCGCGTCCCTGCTCATTTCCGCCACAGGCTGGCGGGCCGTCGAGTACCCGGACGACGTACCGCGCCCCGAGCAGAGACAAGCCGTCGCGAGTGGCAAACGCCGGCCGGTGAAGGTGCACGGCGAGCTGGGCGAACTGATCGACGCCATGCTCAGTCCGGCTCCCGAGGACAGGCCCACGATCTACGAGGTCGGTAAGGCCCTGAGCTGA
- a CDS encoding type I restriction endonuclease subunit R, protein MDDRLRDFAKGSPNFGVLYQHQPLLSLYGASAEATVFTNPNSSLVQAGQFGEVLAEELVARIGMRIEGDRQIDRLTALTRAGVLVPEIRDDFDRLRRDRNKAAHSHLFDTARALAAVRICYRLGLWFHDAIDGRRTVAEFVPPTDPGDSAQITDPAELAELREALDGHRQALTQARMRLAEAGDALEAERRARAEAENLIASADANKSELLARVEQLSTQIEELRADQQTKYEAARREPRTVDAKRREAIIHRAQRPAALNEVQAREAIDEMLHAAGWVVQDRDQVNPGGNQGVAVREFTLATGRADYVLYVDGRIVGVIEAKREGDHLSSAVEQNDRYAAGVLKEHRLAVWREAEPFAFRYATTGTETYFINRLDPDARSREVFSFHRPETVAAWMRRADETPAVPTFRAALRRLPVLEPNGLRLAQIDAISGLEKSLGEDRSRALIQMATGAGKTFTAVAQTYRLLKHAKARRVLFLVDRNNLGRQAYDEFRKFTTPDDGRKLSDIYNVDRLGAAGLQDTSSVVICTIQKMYSLLRGETLVDDEQADEASDSTAYEDTYATDLPIEVSYNPKVPIESFDLIIVDECHRSIYGLWRGVLEYFDAHLVGLTATPTLQTLGFFGRNLVSEYTYPQAVADGVNVDFDVVRMRTDLREKGAATIESGTTVRVKDRKTRRQRYQELEDDFTYTTGQIGRSVVTVDEIRAVLTAYRDNWRRWFPGRTELPKTLIFAVGEDHAEDVLAQVKEVFGRGDDFAKKITYKSRQAGEDPDELIRALRTSPRMRVAVTVDMIATGTDVKALECVIFLREVRSAVLFEQMKGRGARTIDATELQEVTPDADASVRKDRFVLVDAVGVTDSPLVDAKPLVPAGERQVSLAKLLDKAGTKSISTGEAEILAGRLARLNQQLTDEEREQLTRASGGRTLSEIAGAIVKAVDPDRQERALEEGGQAAARRLVEDAIAPLTDYPDLRRHIIEIRRDKDYLFDEFTAVEVTDLDEIPREERAREEVGRWSRLLKDERDRIAAVSIALTSPRSVSPAEAYAGLKELALEIRRPQFAWTPQVLWTYYEDLGAAVHSDGGREAGVPDLISLIRYELGVDEELRPYRETVEERFEGWLLKQQQAGADFSEEQLWWLRSIRDVVASDVGISAAEFNAEPFKGKGGGRGFAHAFPGRDVRSLLSELNRELA, encoded by the coding sequence ATGGACGACCGGCTTCGCGACTTCGCGAAGGGCTCACCCAACTTCGGGGTGCTGTATCAGCACCAGCCGCTGCTCTCCCTGTACGGGGCTTCCGCCGAAGCGACCGTGTTCACGAACCCCAACTCCTCCCTGGTCCAGGCAGGCCAGTTCGGCGAGGTCCTCGCCGAGGAACTGGTCGCCCGTATCGGGATGCGGATCGAGGGCGACCGGCAGATCGACCGGCTGACCGCTCTGACCAGGGCCGGAGTCCTCGTTCCGGAGATTCGCGACGACTTCGACCGGCTGCGCCGCGACCGGAACAAGGCCGCCCACAGCCACCTCTTCGACACGGCGCGGGCTCTGGCCGCCGTGCGGATCTGCTACCGGCTCGGCCTCTGGTTCCACGATGCCATCGACGGCCGGCGGACCGTCGCCGAGTTCGTGCCGCCCACGGACCCCGGTGACAGCGCTCAGATCACGGACCCGGCCGAGCTGGCCGAGCTGCGCGAGGCCCTCGACGGCCACCGCCAGGCGCTCACGCAGGCCCGCATGCGGCTCGCCGAGGCCGGCGACGCGCTGGAAGCCGAGCGTAGGGCGCGGGCCGAGGCCGAGAATCTGATCGCCAGCGCCGACGCCAACAAGAGCGAACTGCTCGCACGGGTCGAGCAGTTGAGCACGCAAATCGAAGAGCTGCGCGCCGACCAGCAGACGAAGTACGAGGCCGCTCGCAGGGAGCCGCGCACGGTCGACGCCAAGCGGCGCGAAGCGATCATCCACCGTGCCCAGCGGCCCGCCGCACTCAACGAGGTGCAGGCCCGCGAAGCGATCGACGAAATGCTGCACGCGGCCGGATGGGTCGTCCAGGACCGCGACCAGGTCAACCCGGGAGGGAACCAGGGCGTGGCTGTACGTGAGTTCACGCTGGCCACCGGCCGCGCGGACTACGTCCTGTATGTCGACGGCAGGATCGTCGGTGTGATCGAGGCCAAGCGGGAGGGCGACCACCTCTCCAGCGCCGTGGAGCAGAACGACCGGTATGCGGCTGGCGTCCTCAAGGAGCACCGGCTCGCCGTCTGGCGGGAGGCGGAGCCGTTCGCGTTCCGCTACGCGACGACCGGCACCGAGACCTATTTCATCAACCGCCTCGATCCCGACGCCCGCTCCCGAGAGGTGTTCTCCTTCCACCGCCCCGAGACGGTGGCCGCCTGGATGCGCCGCGCCGACGAGACACCGGCCGTCCCGACGTTCCGGGCTGCCCTACGCCGACTGCCCGTGCTGGAGCCGAACGGCCTGCGTCTCGCACAGATCGACGCCATCAGCGGCCTGGAGAAGTCCCTAGGAGAGGACCGGTCGCGGGCACTGATCCAGATGGCGACGGGCGCCGGCAAGACCTTCACCGCCGTGGCACAGACCTACCGGCTGCTCAAGCACGCCAAAGCGCGCCGGGTCTTGTTTCTTGTCGACCGGAACAACCTGGGCAGGCAGGCGTACGACGAGTTCCGCAAGTTCACGACACCAGACGATGGCCGCAAGCTGTCGGACATCTACAACGTCGACCGGCTCGGGGCGGCGGGCCTCCAGGACACCTCGTCGGTAGTCATCTGCACGATCCAGAAGATGTACTCGCTGCTGCGCGGGGAGACCCTCGTCGATGACGAGCAGGCGGACGAGGCATCGGACAGCACGGCGTACGAGGACACGTACGCGACGGATCTGCCTATTGAGGTCTCCTACAACCCGAAGGTTCCAATCGAGTCCTTCGACCTGATCATCGTGGACGAGTGTCACCGCTCGATCTACGGCCTGTGGCGGGGCGTGCTGGAGTACTTCGACGCACACCTGGTTGGTCTGACCGCCACTCCCACACTCCAGACCCTCGGCTTCTTCGGACGCAACCTGGTCTCCGAGTACACCTATCCGCAGGCCGTCGCGGACGGGGTGAACGTCGACTTCGACGTCGTACGGATGCGCACCGACCTGCGCGAGAAGGGCGCCGCGACCATCGAGTCGGGCACGACGGTGCGGGTTAAGGACCGCAAGACGCGGCGGCAGCGCTACCAGGAACTGGAAGACGACTTCACCTACACGACCGGGCAGATCGGCCGCTCAGTGGTGACGGTGGACGAGATCCGGGCGGTGCTCACCGCGTACCGGGACAACTGGCGGCGCTGGTTCCCCGGCCGGACCGAGCTGCCGAAGACCCTCATCTTCGCGGTCGGCGAGGACCATGCGGAAGACGTCCTCGCCCAGGTCAAGGAAGTCTTCGGGCGCGGCGACGACTTCGCGAAGAAGATCACGTACAAGAGTCGTCAGGCTGGCGAGGACCCAGACGAACTGATCCGTGCCCTGCGGACCTCGCCCCGGATGCGTGTCGCCGTCACCGTAGACATGATCGCGACCGGTACGGACGTGAAGGCCCTGGAGTGCGTGATCTTCCTGCGCGAGGTGCGCAGCGCCGTCCTCTTCGAGCAGATGAAGGGCCGCGGCGCCCGCACCATCGACGCGACCGAGCTCCAGGAGGTAACCCCGGACGCGGACGCCTCGGTCCGCAAGGACAGGTTCGTACTCGTCGACGCGGTCGGCGTGACGGACTCTCCACTGGTGGACGCCAAGCCGCTGGTGCCGGCGGGTGAGCGGCAGGTTTCGCTGGCGAAGCTGCTGGACAAGGCCGGTACAAAATCAATCAGTACTGGTGAGGCCGAGATCCTAGCGGGACGACTGGCCCGGCTTAACCAGCAGCTGACGGACGAGGAACGCGAGCAACTGACGCGGGCCTCGGGTGGCCGCACCCTGTCGGAGATCGCGGGCGCCATCGTGAAGGCAGTGGACCCGGACCGGCAGGAGCGTGCGCTGGAAGAGGGTGGCCAGGCGGCGGCCAGGCGGCTCGTGGAGGACGCGATCGCACCGCTGACGGATTATCCCGATCTGCGACGCCACATCATCGAGATCCGGCGGGACAAGGACTACCTCTTCGACGAGTTCACGGCCGTCGAGGTGACGGACCTCGACGAGATCCCACGCGAGGAGCGGGCCCGGGAGGAGGTTGGCCGCTGGAGCCGACTTCTGAAAGACGAGCGTGATCGCATCGCGGCGGTCAGCATTGCCCTGACGAGCCCCCGGTCGGTTTCCCCTGCGGAGGCGTACGCCGGGCTGAAGGAACTGGCACTGGAGATCCGCCGCCCGCAGTTCGCCTGGACGCCACAGGTGCTGTGGACGTACTACGAGGACCTGGGTGCGGCGGTCCACTCCGACGGCGGTCGGGAAGCGGGTGTCCCTGACCTGATCTCGCTCATTCGGTACGAGCTCGGGGTGGACGAGGAACTGCGGCCCTACCGTGAGACGGTGGAGGAGCGCTTTGAAGGATGGCTGCTCAAGCAGCAGCAGGCAGGGGCGGACTTCTCGGAGGAGCAGCTGTGGTGGTTGCGGTCCATACGGGACGTGGTGGCGAGCGACGTCGGCATCAGCGCGGCGGAGTTCAACGCCGAGCCCTTCAAGGGGAAGGGCGGAGGACGGGGATTCGCCCACGCGTTTCCGGGGCGGGATGTTCGGTCGTTGTTGAGTGAGCTGAATCGAGAGTTGGCTTGA